In a single window of the Bacillus mycoides genome:
- a CDS encoding glycoside hydrolase family 13 protein: protein MNKTWWKEAVAYQIYPRSFMDSNGDGIGDLQGIIAKLDYLKDLGIDVIWICPMYKSPNDDNGYDISDYQDIMDEFGTMEDFDMLLDEVHKRDMKLIIDLVINHTSDEHPWFIESSSSKDNPKRDWYIWQDGKDGAEPNNWESIFNGSAWEYDEVTEQYYLHLFSRKQPDLNWENKEVREVLYDTVNWWLDKGIDGFRVDAISHIKKEDGLKDMPNPKGLKYVPSFDKHMNVNGIQPLLEELKENTFAKYDIMTVGEANGVKVEDADLWVGEENGKFNMVFQFEHLSLWDAEKKKDLDVVELKKVLTKWQKGLENKGWNALYIENHDKPRIVSTWGNDKEYWRESATALGAMYFFMHGTPFIYQGQEIGMTNVQFPNIEDYDDVAVKNLYREKIAEGVSHQDMMEIIWASCRDNSRTPMQWNDEMNAGFTTNAPWFGMNPNYKEINVEKQKNEEKSIFNFYKKMIALKKEHDVLNYGTYDLLLEDDPQIYAYTRTLQDEKVIVISNISKEEVVYNEPLFALERKRLLLNNYEVAEHEKVTTITLKPYETRVYRIL, encoded by the coding sequence ATGAATAAGACATGGTGGAAAGAAGCTGTCGCTTATCAAATTTATCCACGTAGCTTTATGGATTCAAATGGTGATGGTATTGGAGATTTACAAGGTATTATTGCAAAGCTGGATTATTTAAAAGATTTAGGTATAGATGTAATTTGGATTTGTCCAATGTATAAATCACCTAATGACGATAATGGTTATGATATTAGTGACTATCAAGATATTATGGATGAATTTGGTACGATGGAAGATTTTGATATGCTACTAGATGAAGTTCATAAGCGTGACATGAAGCTTATTATTGATTTAGTTATTAATCATACAAGTGATGAACATCCATGGTTTATTGAATCAAGTTCTTCTAAAGACAATCCGAAGCGTGATTGGTATATTTGGCAGGATGGTAAAGACGGCGCGGAACCAAACAATTGGGAAAGTATCTTTAATGGTTCTGCATGGGAATATGATGAAGTGACAGAGCAATATTATTTACATTTATTCTCGCGTAAACAACCAGATTTGAACTGGGAGAATAAAGAAGTTCGTGAAGTTTTATATGATACTGTTAATTGGTGGCTTGATAAAGGTATTGATGGTTTCCGCGTCGATGCGATTAGTCATATAAAAAAAGAAGATGGCCTCAAGGATATGCCAAACCCAAAAGGGTTAAAGTATGTGCCTTCTTTTGACAAACATATGAATGTAAATGGTATTCAGCCATTACTAGAAGAATTAAAAGAAAACACATTTGCTAAATACGATATTATGACTGTTGGAGAAGCAAATGGTGTGAAAGTTGAAGATGCTGATCTTTGGGTTGGAGAAGAGAATGGTAAATTCAATATGGTATTCCAATTTGAGCATTTAAGCTTATGGGATGCAGAAAAGAAGAAAGATCTTGATGTTGTTGAGTTGAAAAAAGTATTAACAAAGTGGCAAAAAGGTTTAGAAAATAAGGGATGGAATGCTTTATACATTGAAAATCATGATAAGCCACGTATTGTGTCTACTTGGGGAAATGATAAAGAATATTGGCGTGAAAGTGCAACGGCTTTAGGTGCGATGTATTTCTTTATGCACGGCACACCGTTTATTTATCAAGGACAAGAAATTGGTATGACAAATGTTCAGTTCCCAAATATTGAAGATTACGATGATGTAGCAGTTAAAAATTTATATCGTGAGAAAATTGCAGAAGGAGTATCGCATCAAGATATGATGGAAATTATATGGGCTTCTTGCCGCGATAATTCACGTACACCTATGCAGTGGAACGATGAGATGAATGCTGGTTTTACAACAAATGCACCTTGGTTTGGCATGAATCCAAATTACAAAGAAATTAATGTTGAAAAGCAAAAAAATGAAGAGAAGTCTATTTTCAATTTCTATAAGAAAATGATTGCCTTGAAAAAAGAGCACGATGTACTGAACTACGGTACGTATGATTTACTTTTAGAAGACGATCCACAAATTTATGCATATACACGTACGTTACAGGATGAAAAAGTCATTGTAATTAGTAATATCTCAAAAGAGGAAGTTGTGTATAATGAGCCTTTATTCGCACTAGAACGCAAACGTTTGCTTTTAAATAACTATGAAGTTGCGGAACATGAAAAAGTAACTACAATCACGTTAAAACCTTATGAAACAAGGGTTTATCGCATTTTATAA
- a CDS encoding FAD-binding oxidoreductase — MKQTKLTGRIVVPSDPGYDIARINLNLSIPKFPCIIVFCQNKNDVCNALKWARERHIPFRLRSGRHSYENSSLLNGGLIIDVSEMKQITVSTGKLTATIEAGANLGTVYKELWKYGVTIPAGTSASVGIVGLTLGGGIGMLSRLFGLTCDQLVEVEMVQACGKFGAKIIRVNEQKNPNLFWACRGGGGGNFGIVTSLTFRVHPIKNVSIFSLTWEWKDFIAAFQAWQNWAPYIDERLTSSIELFSKQRNKIEVKGEFVGSPSELYHLLSPLLETGNPSLFIDEVPYIKAVQFFNSGNIPEKFKRSGSYVYKPIPLKGIQILQYFLSHAPNKDVSIWHQSLVGAVENISPNETAYFHRKAIIAQEYITSWKCNDEENRNIRWVKDLRESLDPYTLGDYVNWPDIDIKNWQTSYYGSNFQRLRKVKTAYDPCNVFRFQQSIPPFHT, encoded by the coding sequence TTGAAACAAACAAAATTAACTGGTCGTATCGTCGTTCCCTCGGATCCTGGGTATGACATAGCCCGAATAAATTTAAATTTAAGCATTCCAAAATTTCCTTGTATTATTGTTTTTTGTCAAAATAAAAATGATGTGTGTAACGCCTTAAAATGGGCACGTGAGCGTCATATACCATTTCGCTTAAGAAGTGGACGACATAGCTACGAAAATTCCTCTCTTTTAAATGGCGGGCTTATTATTGATGTGAGTGAAATGAAGCAAATTACGGTTAGTACAGGAAAATTAACAGCAACAATTGAAGCGGGTGCAAATCTTGGCACTGTGTATAAAGAACTTTGGAAATATGGTGTTACAATACCAGCTGGCACAAGTGCAAGTGTCGGAATTGTGGGGCTAACACTCGGCGGTGGCATTGGCATGCTTTCACGCTTATTTGGACTAACATGTGATCAATTAGTAGAAGTCGAAATGGTACAAGCGTGCGGGAAATTTGGTGCAAAAATCATTCGTGTAAATGAACAAAAAAACCCTAACCTATTTTGGGCATGCCGTGGCGGTGGCGGTGGAAATTTCGGAATTGTTACTTCCTTAACCTTTCGAGTCCACCCTATTAAAAACGTATCAATTTTCTCACTTACATGGGAATGGAAAGACTTTATTGCTGCATTTCAAGCTTGGCAAAACTGGGCACCTTATATAGATGAACGCCTCACTTCATCAATTGAATTATTCTCTAAACAACGAAATAAAATCGAGGTGAAAGGTGAATTTGTCGGCTCTCCTTCTGAACTCTATCATCTATTATCTCCTCTTCTTGAAACTGGTAATCCTTCTCTCTTTATAGATGAAGTCCCGTATATAAAGGCTGTTCAATTCTTTAATAGCGGAAATATTCCTGAAAAATTCAAACGCTCTGGTTCCTACGTATATAAACCTATCCCTCTTAAAGGTATTCAAATCTTACAATATTTTCTTTCTCATGCACCAAATAAAGATGTGAGTATTTGGCACCAATCACTCGTAGGTGCTGTAGAAAACATTTCGCCTAATGAAACAGCTTATTTCCACCGCAAGGCAATTATTGCTCAAGAATATATTACTTCTTGGAAATGCAACGATGAAGAAAATCGAAATATACGCTGGGTTAAAGATTTACGGGAAAGCTTAGATCCTTACACACTAGGAGACTATGTCAATTGGCCCGATATCGACATAAAAAATTGGCAAACTAGTTATTATGGCTCTAATTTTCAAAGGTTGCGTAAAGTGAAGACAGCATATGACCCTTGTAATGTTTTTCGTTTTCAACAAAGCATTCCTCCTTTCCATACGTAA
- a CDS encoding methyl-accepting chemotaxis protein → MMLENLRGMVKNIDTTFSYTNNQVQQIRRQTGEATKQARGVSETLAEISSGAEQSAASIQAIVSTVDTTTSIASEVEEKAKKSDELSLEMVQALGQSTRVFTSLIQGIQTLAKENEDSMQNVQKLEERMKQVEHIVSVVSEIASQTNLLALNASIEAARAGEHGRGFAVVAEEVRKLADESDHSARNISQLLRNMQEEVQQVALKMTEQVKTAKEEAKRGEATELILKEMSSSIMEVADATKQISSYMNEQVSHIHQTGAQTKAVAAIAEETSAGSQEVARVTLQQSKNMVVIDQLLKDLEKQAADLKQTIERFSM, encoded by the coding sequence ATGATGCTCGAGAACTTAAGAGGTATGGTAAAAAATATTGATACTACATTTTCGTATACAAATAATCAAGTTCAGCAAATTAGAAGACAAACAGGGGAAGCGACAAAGCAAGCACGCGGTGTGTCTGAAACTCTTGCAGAGATTTCTTCTGGCGCCGAGCAATCAGCAGCTTCCATTCAGGCGATTGTTTCAACTGTCGATACAACAACCTCTATTGCGAGTGAAGTAGAAGAAAAAGCAAAAAAGTCCGACGAATTGTCTTTAGAAATGGTTCAAGCTTTAGGACAAAGTACACGTGTCTTTACTTCTTTAATTCAAGGCATTCAAACATTGGCAAAAGAGAATGAAGATTCGATGCAAAATGTACAGAAGTTAGAAGAACGAATGAAACAAGTAGAACATATTGTTTCTGTTGTGAGTGAGATTGCTAGTCAAACGAATTTATTAGCATTAAATGCTTCTATTGAGGCAGCTCGTGCTGGAGAGCATGGAAGGGGCTTTGCAGTTGTAGCTGAAGAAGTACGTAAACTTGCTGATGAAAGCGATCATTCTGCAAGAAATATATCGCAGTTATTACGAAATATGCAAGAGGAAGTGCAACAAGTCGCATTGAAAATGACGGAGCAAGTGAAAACAGCTAAAGAAGAGGCAAAACGAGGAGAAGCTACTGAATTAATTTTAAAAGAAATGTCATCAAGCATTATGGAAGTTGCCGATGCAACTAAGCAAATTAGTAGCTATATGAACGAGCAAGTGAGTCACATTCATCAAACAGGAGCACAGACGAAGGCTGTAGCAGCAATTGCTGAGGAAACATCAGCTGGTTCACAAGAAGTGGCACGTGTGACGTTGCAACAATCTAAAAATATGGTAGTAATCGATCAATTATTAAAGGATTTAGAGAAGCAAGCAGCGGACTTGAAACAAACCATTGAACGATTTTCAATGTAA
- a CDS encoding amino acid ABC transporter ATP-binding protein, giving the protein MIQVRNLVKSFGSLDVLKGIDLEVKEKEVVVLIGASGSGKSTLLRCLNFLEMYDEGEIHLQGERIDPKHSNLNKVRENVGMVFQHFNLFPHMTSLENIIEAPIHVKKLETADAKDVGNQLLQKVGLQDKADVTPHLLSGGQKQRVAIARALAMNPKIMLFDEPTSALDPELVGEVLQVMKELAEEGMTMIIVTHEMNFARDVADRVIFMDDGKIVEDAPPAQFFSAPSHERAKQFLRNVL; this is encoded by the coding sequence ATGATTCAAGTTCGAAATCTAGTAAAATCATTTGGCTCACTTGATGTTTTAAAAGGAATTGATTTAGAAGTAAAAGAAAAAGAAGTTGTTGTTTTAATCGGTGCCAGTGGTTCCGGCAAAAGTACATTACTTCGCTGTCTTAACTTTTTAGAAATGTACGATGAAGGTGAAATTCACTTACAAGGTGAACGAATTGATCCGAAGCATTCAAATTTAAACAAAGTCCGTGAAAATGTCGGTATGGTTTTTCAACACTTTAACCTCTTTCCTCATATGACCTCACTAGAAAACATCATAGAAGCACCTATTCACGTAAAAAAATTGGAGACAGCAGACGCGAAGGATGTTGGGAATCAACTCCTACAAAAAGTCGGCCTACAAGATAAGGCGGATGTAACTCCTCACCTACTTTCAGGTGGTCAAAAACAACGCGTTGCGATTGCACGAGCTCTTGCTATGAACCCTAAAATTATGCTATTTGATGAACCTACCTCAGCCTTAGACCCTGAACTTGTTGGAGAAGTATTGCAAGTTATGAAAGAACTTGCTGAAGAAGGAATGACCATGATTATTGTTACTCATGAAATGAATTTCGCAAGAGATGTAGCTGATCGCGTCATATTTATGGATGACGGAAAGATTGTAGAGGACGCTCCGCCAGCACAATTCTTTTCAGCTCCATCACATGAACGAGCAAAACAATTTTTACGCAACGTTTTATAA
- a CDS encoding ABC transporter substrate-binding protein: MKRKLLTIVASITLCTSFILGACSKESATSSSNGEKEFRYAMSGLYKPFNYKENDGKLAGFDVEIGEALAKKMNMKPTPITNPWETLIQGLQSKKYDAILGSMAITEERLKAVSFSNPYYRSGAQIFVAKKNTSISSPEDLKGKKIGVVKASTFKDLVAKHTDQITEYDSDITALMDLEPGRIDAVITDQMVGLRMIKEGKSNIKEAGKPLNLDEMGIAIRKDDKEMVEKVNKALDEIIKDGTYEKISKKWFGRNILGDEAKTK, encoded by the coding sequence ATGAAAAGAAAACTATTAACCATTGTTGCGAGTATTACATTATGTACATCCTTCATACTAGGAGCCTGTAGTAAGGAAAGTGCTACTTCTTCTTCAAATGGTGAAAAAGAATTTCGTTATGCGATGAGTGGATTATATAAACCTTTTAACTATAAAGAAAATGACGGAAAGCTTGCCGGTTTTGATGTGGAAATTGGTGAGGCACTTGCGAAAAAAATGAATATGAAACCCACTCCTATTACAAATCCATGGGAAACGCTAATTCAAGGTCTACAATCGAAAAAATATGATGCTATATTGGGCAGTATGGCAATTACAGAAGAACGCTTAAAAGCTGTTAGTTTCTCCAATCCTTATTATCGCTCTGGTGCCCAAATTTTTGTGGCTAAAAAGAATACATCTATCTCTTCTCCAGAAGATTTGAAAGGTAAGAAAATTGGGGTTGTAAAAGCTAGTACCTTTAAAGACCTTGTTGCAAAACATACAGATCAAATCACAGAATATGATAGCGATATTACTGCACTTATGGACTTAGAGCCTGGACGCATTGATGCAGTAATCACTGATCAAATGGTCGGTTTACGTATGATCAAAGAAGGTAAATCAAATATAAAAGAAGCTGGAAAACCATTAAATCTTGATGAAATGGGAATTGCTATTCGTAAAGATGATAAAGAAATGGTTGAGAAAGTAAATAAAGCTTTAGATGAAATCATTAAAGATGGTACGTATGAAAAGATCAGTAAAAAATGGTTTGGGCGTAATATTCTTGGAGACGAGGCAAAAACAAAGTAA
- a CDS encoding amino acid ABC transporter permease, translating to MFEIFISTYPTLLKATIVTLQLTLTSLLLGSLIGLLVAFFRISNNKVLNSIAHVYIAIIRGTPLIVQIAILYFGITSIIVFTPFWAGAIALAIHNGAYITEIFRGSIQSVDRGQLEAARSLGMPYPLAMRRIILPQAFRLSLPPLGNQFIIGLKDSSLVAYVGMSELWGSGLSIAAGNFQQLDTYIIVGVYYLALVLLFTYLVSLLEKRLQRKENNSVQVKTKNKKEVSL from the coding sequence ATGTTTGAAATTTTTATCTCTACCTATCCCACACTCTTAAAGGCTACTATTGTCACATTACAATTAACATTAACATCCCTATTACTCGGTTCACTAATTGGATTACTAGTCGCTTTCTTTCGAATCTCTAACAATAAGGTTTTAAATAGTATTGCTCATGTATATATCGCCATTATTCGTGGTACACCTTTAATTGTTCAAATTGCCATTCTCTATTTCGGTATTACATCGATTATTGTCTTCACTCCTTTTTGGGCAGGAGCAATTGCTTTAGCAATCCATAACGGTGCATATATTACTGAAATTTTCCGCGGATCCATTCAGTCCGTTGATCGTGGACAATTGGAAGCTGCTCGCTCTTTAGGGATGCCTTACCCTTTAGCGATGCGCCGGATTATATTACCACAAGCATTTCGTCTGTCTCTTCCCCCTCTAGGGAACCAATTTATTATTGGATTAAAAGATTCTTCACTTGTCGCTTATGTAGGAATGTCCGAATTATGGGGATCCGGTTTATCAATTGCCGCAGGTAACTTCCAGCAATTAGATACATATATCATTGTTGGTGTATACTATCTCGCACTAGTTCTTCTATTTACTTATCTTGTTAGTCTTCTAGAAAAACGACTACAACGAAAAGAAAATAACTCTGTCCAGGTCAAGACGAAGAACAAGAAAGAAGTCTCTTTATAA
- a CDS encoding fatty acid desaturase family protein, which yields MKELHTFGWYAARVAPHLPKKAFKPVPNRLFGGLAYLLVALAGLITIGVFELNVWANLGIAIVLGLCFASLGFLGHEILHGTVVRKAWLRDFLGAIAFMPLSTGPKLWRKWHNATHHVHTQHEENDPDAWPTFEKLKKSKFLSWVYRMPLHVRSFFSFLSLTIQFTLHSTRMFFHFIKEFKSSNQKSVWLQLLLPWTVWISLLFIMGPTKWFFAYVIPLLIANFIVMAYIATNHRLNPIVPVNDPLANCLSVTVPRWVDVLHFNFSYHTEHHLFPAMSSKYYPLVKDKIKEMWPERYHEMPMTKALAALWNTPRVYYHGSELVDPHREHFYGSLGNGLDPHNISYREEHIEEKETIKKVNQ from the coding sequence ATGAAGGAGCTTCATACGTTTGGGTGGTATGCAGCACGTGTAGCACCACATTTGCCGAAAAAAGCATTTAAACCAGTTCCTAATCGATTATTTGGTGGACTGGCTTATTTACTTGTGGCATTGGCTGGTTTAATAACGATCGGTGTATTTGAATTGAATGTGTGGGCAAATCTAGGAATTGCAATTGTTCTTGGATTATGTTTTGCTTCACTTGGATTTTTAGGACATGAAATTTTACATGGAACAGTTGTAAGAAAGGCATGGCTTCGTGATTTTTTAGGTGCGATAGCATTTATGCCATTATCAACTGGCCCAAAACTTTGGAGAAAGTGGCATAATGCAACGCATCATGTTCACACACAGCATGAAGAGAATGATCCAGATGCATGGCCGACATTTGAGAAACTGAAAAAGAGTAAGTTTTTGAGTTGGGTATATCGCATGCCTCTTCATGTACGTTCATTCTTTAGTTTCCTGTCACTAACAATTCAATTTACGTTACATTCGACTCGAATGTTCTTTCATTTTATAAAAGAATTTAAGTCATCCAATCAAAAATCTGTATGGCTTCAACTTCTTTTGCCCTGGACAGTTTGGATTAGTTTATTGTTTATTATGGGACCTACAAAGTGGTTCTTTGCATACGTGATTCCGTTGTTAATTGCTAACTTTATTGTAATGGCGTATATCGCAACAAATCACCGCTTAAATCCTATTGTTCCAGTAAATGATCCTTTAGCAAACTGTTTATCAGTAACAGTACCGCGCTGGGTAGACGTTTTACATTTCAATTTCTCATACCATACAGAACATCATCTGTTTCCTGCTATGAGTTCTAAATACTATCCATTAGTAAAAGATAAAATTAAAGAAATGTGGCCGGAACGCTATCACGAAATGCCGATGACAAAAGCTTTGGCAGCACTTTGGAATACACCACGTGTGTATTATCACGGAAGTGAATTAGTTGATCCGCATAGGGAGCATTTCTATGGTTCTTTAGGAAATGGATTGGATCCTCATAATATTTCATATCGTGAGGAACATATAGAGGAAAAAGAGACTATAAAAAAAGTAAATCAATAA
- a CDS encoding FAD-dependent oxidoreductase — MTDDTFPQLPSSYWIESTQFPTFPHLSENIKTEVAVIGAGITGITTAYLLAKEGMKVVLIDSGSVLNGTTGHTTAKVTAQHDLIYDELINNFGVEKARLYYESNSKALQFINETVQTYKIDCNFTNEDSYLYTTTNNGLRNLTKEYEAYQKLNIPCDYVQSLSIPIPVQSALVMKNQAQFHPLLYLKTLLEKFVEMGGKVYEQTTAIDVEKGDYPQVITKGDHRITCKYIVSCSHFPFYDANSFFFTRMYAERSYALAIKAKTDYPGGMYLSIDDPKRSIRYTTSNGEKLILIGGESHKTGQGINTMLHYDALYSFAESTFGVDEIPYRWSAQDLITLDKLPYIGHINERNPNIFVATGYRKWGMTTGTAAAHLLKDSILKVHSSYKELFAPSRFHANPDIKTFLSQNIDVAKHLIEGKIETALRKPENLEVGEGSVVHVNGKRAGAYKDKEGKLHIVDTTCTHLGCEVEWNSGDCTWDCPCHGSRFSIDGDVMEGPADQPLKRVDNE, encoded by the coding sequence ATGACAGATGACACATTTCCGCAGTTACCATCATCCTATTGGATTGAATCTACTCAATTTCCTACTTTTCCTCATTTATCCGAAAATATAAAGACAGAAGTTGCTGTTATCGGAGCTGGTATTACAGGCATTACCACCGCCTATTTACTCGCTAAAGAAGGAATGAAAGTCGTTTTAATTGATTCTGGTTCTGTTTTAAATGGAACAACTGGGCATACAACCGCAAAAGTAACAGCTCAACATGATCTTATTTATGATGAATTAATAAACAATTTTGGTGTTGAAAAAGCCAGGCTTTACTACGAATCAAATAGTAAAGCTCTACAATTCATAAACGAGACTGTACAAACATATAAAATCGACTGTAATTTCACAAATGAAGATTCATATTTATATACAACTACCAATAATGGCCTGCGAAATTTAACGAAAGAATATGAAGCCTATCAAAAATTAAATATTCCTTGTGACTATGTTCAATCCCTGTCGATTCCTATTCCCGTACAATCTGCACTTGTGATGAAAAATCAAGCGCAATTCCATCCCCTCCTTTATTTAAAAACACTTTTAGAAAAGTTTGTGGAAATGGGTGGAAAAGTTTATGAGCAAACAACAGCTATTGATGTGGAAAAAGGAGATTATCCACAAGTTATTACAAAGGGTGACCATCGCATCACTTGTAAATATATTGTCTCTTGTTCACATTTTCCTTTTTATGATGCTAATAGCTTTTTCTTTACGCGAATGTACGCAGAACGCTCCTATGCCCTCGCAATAAAAGCAAAAACGGATTATCCAGGGGGCATGTATTTAAGTATCGATGATCCAAAACGCTCCATACGTTATACGACAAGCAATGGAGAAAAGTTGATATTGATTGGCGGAGAGAGCCATAAAACAGGCCAAGGAATTAATACGATGCTTCATTATGATGCACTATATTCCTTTGCTGAATCTACTTTTGGAGTAGATGAAATTCCTTATAGATGGTCAGCGCAAGATTTAATCACGCTAGATAAACTCCCTTATATCGGACATATTAACGAAAGGAATCCAAATATATTTGTGGCAACTGGATATCGTAAATGGGGAATGACGACTGGAACTGCAGCAGCTCATTTACTGAAGGACTCCATTCTAAAAGTCCACAGCTCATATAAAGAACTGTTTGCACCATCACGCTTTCATGCAAATCCGGATATAAAAACTTTCCTCTCTCAGAACATTGATGTTGCTAAACACTTAATTGAAGGAAAAATTGAAACCGCATTACGTAAGCCAGAAAATCTTGAAGTTGGCGAAGGTTCTGTTGTACATGTCAACGGTAAACGAGCAGGTGCTTATAAAGATAAAGAAGGAAAATTACATATCGTCGATACAACTTGCACACACCTCGGCTGTGAAGTTGAATGGAATAGCGGTGATTGTACTTGGGATTGCCCTTGTCACGGTTCCCGTTTTTCAATTGATGGGGATGTTATGGAAGGTCCAGCAGATCAACCATTAAAGCGAGTTGATAACGAATAA
- a CDS encoding MFS transporter, whose amino-acid sequence MQPSAPPHLESTETIFSSSITKLVVFICWLAILADGYDLGIYGAVLPKLLEDKSWALSPAHAGTIASYALFGMFIGAILVGTITDLIGRKWTLICCLALFSITMGLAAIAPSPELFGLSRFIGGIGLGGVIPTASALTVEYSPKKRQSFIYALMFTGYPLGIVLGAILSMFMLEDFGWRIMFGIGMIPLLLIPFIIRYLPESIQFLLSRNRQEEVNKILNRFQIEFHVKDEIPETPSNIQKKNGFLTLFSKDYIKATLLFWLTYIMGMFLIYGLNTWLPQMMRQAGYPLGSSLSFLLILNITAAIGALFAGAIADRIGAKIVISISYLMAAICIGLLTIKPSVTIIYLLIGLAGIGSVGITQILNAYVTQYFPSHIRATSLGWGLGLGRVGAIAGPILVGIIMTMQYDLAWNFYLFSFAGLIAAISVFFIPTK is encoded by the coding sequence ATGCAACCTTCTGCTCCACCTCATCTAGAATCTACAGAAACTATCTTTTCAAGTTCTATTACAAAACTTGTTGTTTTTATTTGTTGGCTAGCCATTCTAGCTGACGGATATGATTTAGGTATTTACGGCGCCGTTCTGCCAAAGCTCCTAGAAGACAAAAGCTGGGCACTATCACCAGCCCACGCTGGAACAATTGCCAGCTATGCTTTATTTGGGATGTTTATTGGTGCTATTCTAGTTGGAACCATTACAGATCTAATTGGACGAAAATGGACACTTATATGCTGTTTAGCCCTTTTTTCTATCACAATGGGCTTAGCTGCAATTGCTCCTTCTCCTGAATTATTTGGGTTATCTCGATTTATCGGAGGAATCGGATTAGGCGGTGTTATCCCAACGGCTTCAGCACTTACTGTTGAATATTCACCAAAAAAACGGCAATCTTTTATTTATGCTCTTATGTTTACCGGCTATCCTTTAGGTATCGTGTTAGGCGCTATTTTATCCATGTTTATGCTAGAAGATTTCGGATGGAGAATTATGTTTGGCATCGGAATGATTCCGCTACTCCTCATTCCTTTCATTATTCGTTATTTACCTGAGTCCATTCAATTTTTATTATCGCGAAATCGACAAGAAGAAGTGAATAAAATTCTTAATCGCTTTCAAATTGAATTCCATGTAAAAGATGAAATTCCTGAAACACCATCTAATATACAAAAGAAAAATGGATTTCTTACGTTATTCTCAAAAGATTACATAAAAGCAACACTACTTTTTTGGCTCACTTATATAATGGGAATGTTTTTAATATACGGTTTAAATACTTGGCTACCACAGATGATGCGCCAGGCAGGATACCCTCTTGGATCTAGTTTATCATTTCTACTTATACTAAATATTACTGCAGCTATCGGTGCATTATTTGCTGGGGCGATTGCCGATCGTATAGGAGCAAAAATTGTTATTAGTATCTCCTATCTTATGGCAGCCATATGTATTGGACTATTAACAATTAAACCATCTGTTACAATCATTTATCTTTTAATTGGTCTTGCTGGAATTGGATCAGTCGGTATTACTCAAATATTAAATGCTTATGTAACACAATACTTCCCATCACATATACGAGCTACCTCCTTAGGCTGGGGACTTGGACTTGGCCGAGTTGGTGCGATTGCTGGCCCTATTCTTGTCGGTATTATTATGACAATGCAATATGACTTGGCGTGGAATTTTTACTTATTCTCCTTTGCAGGTCTTATCGCAGCTATATCTGTTTTCTTTATTCCTACAAAATAA